A single genomic interval of Spinacia oleracea cultivar Varoflay chromosome 6, BTI_SOV_V1, whole genome shotgun sequence harbors:
- the LOC110781372 gene encoding transcription factor bHLH18-like, with translation MASMMTMEAWLAHLEMDQIPIASLIDNNSSYQQYHQSETMEAFLDEELAATLGEDFPYSDNFDCNLIEQYLSTPLISDCTDNNIINDGDNNNVEESKPSKTKGAVKKEAVKKRAASKKKEAVTKEAVSGDTKRKRQPSQVQDHILAERKRRELLSHLFISLSAIVPGLKKIDKTSVLGEAIKHMKQLQEKVKVLEQVAAKRTVGSVVVVKRSKVIMVDDNGSSDNNGNVSSSTVDDSCTSATSGRSANGGGGGGDGGGGDDNVSSLPEIEVKICGNTMLLRVYCEQQKGILTKLFAEVDNHDLRITNSSVVPFEDFALDITIVAQMEIGFNNKVKDFVRGLRNALRFNELPTP, from the exons ATGGCTTCGATGATGACAATGGAAGCATGGCTTGCTCATCTG GAAATGGATCAAATTCCTATAGCTAGTTTAATCGACAATAACTCATCATATCAACAATATCACCAAAGTGAAACAATGGAAGCTTTTTTGGATGAAGAACTTGCTGCTACACTTGGGGAAGACTTCCCCTACTCTGATAATTTTGATTGCAATCTCATCGAACAATATTTATCAACTCCTCTTATATCCGattgcaccgacaacaacatTATCAATGATGGCGATAATAACAATGTTGAAGAGAGCAAACCATCTAAGACAAAGGGAGCGGTGAAAAAGGAAGCGGTGAAAAAGAGAGCGGCATCTAAGAAGAAGGAAGCGGTGACAAAGGAAGCGGTGAGTGGAGATACGAAAAGGAAACGGCAGCCAAGCCAAGTGCAAGATCACATTTTGGCTGAGAGGAAGCGTCGGGAGTTACTCAGTCACTTGTTCATTTCCCTTTCAGCAATTGTTCCCGGACTAAAAAAG ATCGACAAAACATCGGTATTAGGAGAGGCAATCAAACATATGAAGCAACTTCAAGAGAAAGTAAAGGTACTTGAACAAGTAGCTGCAAAGAGAACTGTGGGGTCCGTAGTTGTTGTGAAAAGATCTAAAGTCATAATGGTCGACGACAATGGCAGTAGTGATAATAATGGTAATGTATCTTCTTCGACTGTGGATGACTCTTGTACAAGCGCCACTAGTGGAAGAAGCGccaatggtggtggtggtggtggtgacggCGGCGGCGGCGATGATAATGTTTCTTCGTTACCTGAAATTGAAGTTAAGATATGTGGCAACACCATGCTTTTAAGAGTTTATTGTGAACAACAGAAAGGGATATTGACCAAGTTATTTGCAGAGGTGGACAACCATGATTTGAGGATTACTAATTCTAGTGTTGTACCATTTGAGGATTTTGCACTCGACATTACTATTGTTGCACAG ATGGAAATTGGTTTCAACAACAAAGTGAAAGATTTTGTTAGAGGTCTTCGGAATGCCCTTCGGTTTAACGAGCTACCAACGCCATGA
- the LOC110781566 gene encoding expansin-like B1, which produces MAISLQNLLHLSICLLLLRSVANAQNCSDCIVHSRASYYPNSDENGTDHGACGFGTFGATVNRGDVSTASDLYRNGVGCGACYQVKCTNSNYCSDNGVTVVITDQGSGDNTDFILSEHAFSKMAQTTDAAASLRSLGVVDIEYQRVSCSYPGQNITIKIDESSSYPSYLAFAIYYQQGEKDITAVQLCETQSFTCKLLQRDHGAVWTSTPPPSGPLSIRMLFSDGDEADDTWVVPVNNIPQDWQRGAIYDSGVQVN; this is translated from the exons ATGGCTATCTCATTGCAGAATCTACTTCACCTTTCAATCTGTTTGCTTCTCCTGAGAAGTGTAGCTAATGCTCAAAACTGCAGCGACTGTATTGTCCACTCACGTGCATCATATTATCCAAACTCTGACGAAAATGGAACAGACC ATGGAGCTTGTGGGTTCGGGACATTTGGAGCAACAGTTAACAGAGGAGATGTATCAACTGCATCAGATCTCTACCGTAATGGAGTAGGTTGTGGTGCTTGCTATCAG GTAAAATGTACCAACAGTAACTATTGCTCAGACAACGGGGTTACAGTGGTTATAACAGACCAAGGCTCTGGTGATAACACTGATTTCATTCTCAGTGAGCATGCTTTTAGCAAGATGGCTCAAACAACAGATGCAGCTGCATCTTTGAGATCCCTTGGTGTAGTGGACATTGAGTATCAACG GGTTTCATGCAGCTATCCAGGCCAAAACATAACAATCAAGATTGACGAGAGCAGCAGCTATCCTAGTTACCTTGCTTTTGCTATTTATTACCAACAAGGAGAAAAGGACATCACCGCTGTGCAACTATGCGAG ACACAAAGCTTTACCTGCAAGTTACTGCAACGAGACCATGGAGCTGTGTGGACAAGTACTCCTCCACCAAGTGGACCGTTGTCTATAAGAATGTTGTTCAGTGACGGCGATGAAGCAGATGATACTTGGGTTGTTCCTGTCAACAACATACCTCAAGATTGGCAGAGAGGAGCCATATATGACTCGGGTGTACAAGTGAACTAA
- the LOC110781555 gene encoding pentatricopeptide repeat-containing protein At1g08070, chloroplastic-like: protein MIVGKNLFKPVASFTFFSLQKRFKSHIHPSISPLKLWSDLNFESSPNFNFDVREKNALNLNHPILQKVDACSNLAQFRQVQAQLIILGLFDHSLAASRAIKKLCSLPHALHQAVSFLGKLEEADAFMCNTIIRGFLNQGDPESGLAFYYDYMIGGCIVSNHYTYPLIIRVCVDLGLILEGEKAHCRVLKRGFGLDLYVRNLLIRMYSIFQRIGDAEKVFDESSECDLVTWNTMVDGYIKNGQVGLARNLFDEMPERDIFTWNSMLAGYVGVGNMEAAVEIFGVMPQRDIVSWNCLIDGCARKGDILAARDCFKRMPNRNVVSWNTMLALYVRIKEYDECLSLFDRMIQGDNQPNKATLVSVLTACGYLCKLDLGKWVHHYIENNRRIKPDVLLSTALLTMYAKCGDMDKAKNVFDKMLEKSVVSWNSMIMGYGSHGLVDKALEMFQELEKSGQIPNDATFVCVLAACSHSGKVLDGWWYFDTMRRVYKIEPKVEHYGCMVDLLGRAGLLKDTKELVKDISIKGGSALWGALLSACHTHSNMQLGEFVGKSLIEKEPEDIGAYLLLSNIYASQGRWEDVDKVRELMKEKGLYKEAGYSKACFGVGEPDYSRKDGSLHRRIMIESMSRQMSSQVKLSGISTAM, encoded by the coding sequence ATGATCGTTGGAAAAAACCTCTTCAAACCAGTAGCTTCCTTCACCTTCTTCTCTCTCCAAAAACGCTTCAAATCCCATATACATCCTTCCATATCCCCGCTAAAACTCTGGTCCGATCTCAATTTTGAGTCTTCCCCCAATTTCAATTTTGATGTAAGAGAGAAGAACGCATTAAACCTAAACCACCCAATTCTCCAGAAAGTAGACGCATGTTCTAATCTTGCACAATTCCGTCAAGTTCAAGCTCAGCTCATCATCTTAGGCCTGTTTGATCACTCCCTCGCCGCGAGCCGCGCTATCAAGAAGCTTTGTTCTCTTCCTCATGCGTTACACCAAGCTGTTTCGTTTCTCGGAAAGCTCGAAGAAGCTGATGCTTTTATGTGTAATACCATTATTAGAGGTTTTCTGAATCAGGGTGACCCAGAAAGTGGTCTTGCGTTTTATTATGATTATATGATTGGTGGGTGTATTGTGTCTAACCATTACACTTATCCCCTGATAATTAGGGTTTGTGTTGATCTTGGGTTGATTCTAGAGGGGGAAAAGGCGCATTGCCGTGTTTTGAAACGTGGGTTTGGATTGGATTTGTATGTTAGGAACTTATTGATTCGTATGTACTCAATTTTCCAAAGAATAGGGGATGCAGAGAAGGTGTTTGATGAAAGTTCTGAGTGTGATTTGGTGACTTGGAATACGATGGTTGATGGGTATATAAAGAATGGGCAGGTAGGTCTTGCACGCAATCTGTTTGATGAAATGCCTGAAAGAGATATCTTTACTTGGAACTCAATGCTTGCAGGGTATGTTGGGGTTGGGAATATGGAGGCTGCAGTGGAGATTTTTGGGGTAATGCCTCAGAGAGATATTGTTTCTTGGAATTGCTTGATTGATGGTTGTGCTAGAAAGGGGGATATCTTGGCTGCTCGTGACTGTTTTAAGCGTATGCCTAACCGTAATGTGGTTTCCTGGAATACCATGTTAGCCCTTTATGTAAGGATTAAGGAGTATGATGAGTGTTTATCATTGTTTGATAGAATGATACAAGGAGATAATCAACCTAATAAGGCTACTCTTGTAAGTGTTCTAACAGCATGTGGCTATTTATGTAAGCTAGATCTTGGTAAATGGGTTCATCATTATATAGAAAACAATAGGAGGATTAAACCTGATGTTTTGCTTTCTACAGCTCTTTTGACAATGTATGCAAAGTGTGGAGACATGGATAAGGCTAAAAATGTCTTTGATAAAATGCTCGAGAAGAGTGTTGTGTCATGGAACTCTATGATCATGGGGTATGGTTCACATGGTCTTGTAGACAAAGCCCTTGAAATGTTTCAGGAACTGGAGAAAAGTGGACAAATACCTAATGATGCaacttttgtatgtgttttagCAGCATGTTCCCATTCAGGTAAGGTTTTGGATGGTTGGTGGTATTTTGATACCATGCGTAGAGTTTACAAGATTGAACCAAAGGTTGAGCACTATGGTTGTATGGTTGATCTTCTTGGAAGGGCTGGTTTGCTGAAAGATACAAAAGAGCTAGTAAAGGATATAAGTATAAAAGGAGGATCTGCTTTATGGGGAGCCCTACTTTCAGCTTGTCATACGCATTCAAATATGCAGCTTGGGGAGTTTGTTGGAAAGTCGCTAATTGAGAAGGAACCTGAAGATATTGGGGCTTATTTGTTATTGTCAAACATATATGCTTCACAAGGGCGATGGGAGGATGTTGACAAAGTGAGGGAACTTATGAAGGAGAAAGGTCTCTACAAAGAAGCAGGGTATAGCAAGGCCTGCTTTGGTGTGGGTGAACCAGACTACTCTCGAAAAGATGGCTCCCTTCATAGAAGAATTATGATTGAGTCAATGTCAAGACAAATGAGTTCTCAAGTGAAACTGTCAGGGATTAGCACGGCAATGTAA